The Acidimicrobiales bacterium sequence GCGTCCGCGATGGGCGTGCGGTTGGCGCTGCCCACGTAGGAGATCCGGCGAACCTCGTTGTTGCCGCGGTCGAGGTAGTACAGGGCCTGCGTGGAGCCGTACGGGCCGAACGCCATCTCGACGACGGTGTTGGCCTCCGCCCACTCGTTGTGCTGATAGGCGGACGTGGGTGGGGTGCAGAGCCGGCAGTCCGCACCGCCCGGATCCATCTTGTAGATGTGGCCGAGGACGAAGTCGGCGTAGAGGAACGCGCCGTCGTACTCGGCGGGCCACACGCCGTCGGGCACGAACGCGCCACCGGTGATCGCCGCGCCGCCCCCCGACGGGTGCTCGTACCAGTGGATGGGATCGGTCTTGCCGACGACCGGAGCACAGTCCGTGTTGGACCCGAACTTGCACGGTCCTTCACGCGACGGCCAGCCGTAATCCGCGCCCGGCACCGTGACCTCGTCGATCGACTCCCAGACGTCCTGGCCGACGTCGAGGACGTAGAACCGCGTGGTGGCCGAGTTCGGGTCCTTGGCGAACCGGAACGGGTTGCGGTGGCCGAGGGTGTAGATCTCCTGGCATTCGGCGTTGGCCGGGGAGCCGGCCGGGGGTACGCCGTCCACGTTGCAGCGCACGGAGTTCGGGCCGTTGAACGCGTTGCCGCCCGGCGGGATGTCGCCGTCGTCGGTCAGTCGCACGATCTTGCCGGTGAGGAAGTCCACCTCGTCCGCTTCACCCTTGTGTCCGCCGTCGCCGATCGTGACGTAGAGGTAGCCGTCGGGGCCGAACTCCATGTCGCCCGCGTTGTGGTGCCAGCGCCGCAAGTAGGGCGTGTCCATCATCACGAGCTCCGAGTTGGGGTCGATGATGTTGCTGGGCGGGAGCTCGAACCGCGAGATGCGGTTGACCGGGCTGTCGGGGGTGAACTCGTTGCAGGTGCCGTACTTGTTGTACGTGAAGTAGAGATAGATCCAGTTGTTGCTGACCCCGAAGTCGGGGTGGACGGCGACGCCACCGAGTCCCCGCTCGACGTTGGTGCACAGGGTCGGTCCGAGGTCGATCGCCGGCGTGGCGATCAGGTTTCCGGCGGCATCGACGATGCGGACCTCGCCGAGCTTGCTCGTGACGATCATGCGACCGTCGGGCGTCCATGCGAGATCGGTCGGCTGGGTGACACTCACGACTGGCAGGTCCTCGAACCCTGCCGGGATCCCACCGTGACCGGTCGCCGGTGCGGCGCCGATCAGGGCGGTCAGCGCCGCAACCAGCGCGAACACCACACCGCTCGCAACGGTGCGCTTCCCTGTCGACATCGTCGTCTCGCCGTTTTGTCCACGCATTCGCCTCGGTGCTCCCTCTCGACGCCGGGCGCCTACCCGGACCCCTCAAGGGAAACACGTTCCGGCGTCCGATGCGAGTTCGGCGAGCCCAAAATCTCACGCGGAGTGGGCAGACGGAGTGCACGAATTTCCACCTATGCAGCGATTCGGGCTCGGAAGCTCACGCAATGTGCAAACGGGACGGGCGCCGTCTACCGTCGGGCGGATGCATGGGGGACAGAAGAACCGGCGGACCATCAGAGCAATCGCGGCGGTGTGCGCCGTGGTGGCGAGTGCACTTGTTGCCGTCAGCGGCCCGGCGCTCGCCCACGTGCCCCACGACGACATCGGCGGCGTCGACATGTCGCCCGCCTACGCGACCGACCAGACCGCAATCGCGATCGTGCGCAATCGGTTGATGCGGACGACCGACGGCGGCGTCACCTGGGCCGAGCTCGTCACGGGCGTGCACGGGAAGGATTTCGAGTCGGTGGCCTTCGACCCCTTCGACGCGCAACGCCTCATCGTGGGCACCAAGGGTGCCGGCCTGATCTACCGCTCGACCGATGGCGGCGATTCGTTCACCGCGAGCTCCACCGGCCTGACGCTGACCGCGGTCACCGATCTCGCGTGGTCGCCGTCCACCGCGGATCTCGTCCTCGCGGCGGGCGCGCCGTTCGGCGTGGCCCGCAGCACCGACGGTGGGGCGACCTGGTCGACGTCGAGCCCCTCGTCGTCGCGCGTCGACGCCCTCACGTTCGCCCCGTCGGGAGATCTGTACGCCGGTGATCGCAACGGCGACGTCTGGCGCTCCACCGACGGTGGTGCCAACTGGACATCGCTCTACTCGGTCGCCGGTGGCCCGTCGATCACGACGATCGTGGCCGCGCCCAACGCGACCGACGTGACGATCCTCGTCGGCACCGAGACAGGTGCGCTGTTCCGGTCGGCCGATGACGGCGCCACCTTTGCCGCTGCTGGCCTCTCCCTGCCGGCCGAGGAGGTCCAGTCGCTCGCCATCTCACCCGCGCATGCGTCCGATCAGACGGCCTGGTTGTCGTCGCGCACCGACGGTGTGTACCGCTCGACCGACGGCGGCGTCACCTGGACGCTGAGCAGCAGCGGGCTCACCGTCGCCGCCCAGGCCGCCCAGCTCGGGCGAGCGAACTTCGGCGAGATCGTGGTCCGCGACAACGGCGGCACCAACACGCTGTACGTCGGCGGCTTCGACGGCCTCTTTCGGTCCGACGACGGGGCGTCGACCTGGACCGCACAGCACACGCACGTCGACTACATCGTCGGCATCGCGCTGTCGCCCGACTACGCGAACGACCAGACCGTGCTGGTCACCACCTACGTGAAGGGCGCCTACGTGTCGACGGACGGCGGGGCCAGCTGGCAACCCGCTCACACCGGACTCGGACATGTCCGCGACGACGGGAACGGGTTCGCCGCCGTACGCCGCCTCTACAACGCCGAGATGTCGCCGGACTTCGCGAACGACCAGCGCATGTTCACCGTGACACCGAACCGCTTCGCGTACAGCGATGATCTCGGGGAGTTCTGGAACGAGGTGTTCGTCTCGACGCCGACGCCGCCGATCCGTGGGCCGGTGATCGCGGTGTCGCCCGATTTCGCCGTCGACCAGACGGTCTTCTTCGGCACGCTGCTGGGCGACGTCCATCGTTCGACGGGTGGCGGTGCGACCTCGTGGACGCACCTTTCCAACGCCGGGGGTCGCATTCGTTCGCTCGTCGTCAGCCCTGCGTTCACGGCGGACGACACGCTGTTCGCCGGCATCGACACCGGTGTGGTGAAGAGCGTCGACGGTGGCTCCACCTGGTCGCCCACCGGCCCGGCGGCATCGGCGCCGCAGGTCGCGATCTCGCCGAACTATGCCGTCGACCAGACGGTCTTCGCCGCCACGCCGGCCGGGCTGCTGGTGACGACGAACGGTGGCACGAACTGGAGCACGATCACCGGTGGTCCCCTGACTGCGACGAGTCACATCGAGGCGGTCGCCATCTCGCCGGACTTCGCCAACGACGGCGTCGTCCTGATCAGTGAGGAGACGGCCGGACTGCTCAAGTCGGTGGACTCCGGCGTGACCTTCGCCGCGACCGGGACCGACCTACTGGCGAACAATCTCGTGATCGCGGAGTTCAACAACCCGACCGAGGTCCCCATCGAGTTCTCGGAGGACTTCGCCAACGACCAGACCGTGTTCGCCTATGCGCAACAGGACATCATGAAGTCCACCGACGGGGGTGCGACCTGGCAGGTGCTCTCGCTGCCGCCCGCGGTCGACATGCTGGGCCAGCCGGAGATCATCGCCCGCACCGGCGAGGCGGTCGTCGAGCCGGGGGGCGGCGGCACCGTCGTCGCGTCGATCCCGGTCGACCTCTCACATCCCGCCATCTTCGACGTCGAGGTCGATTGGGACGTGGTGGACGCGACCGGCAATCCCGCGCTGGCCGACCACGCCGACGTGGTCGGAACGAGCGGTCACCTGGTCTGGAACGAGGGTGACGATCGGCTCTTCGTCGACGTCACGGTGGCCGACGACGATGTCGCCGAGCTCCTCGAGACGCTCGAGATCCAGCTGAGCAACCCGGTCAACGCGACGATCGGTACCGGGAGCGGCTTCGTGGACATCGCCGACGACGATCCGCTGCCCGAGATCCGGCCGTTGGGCGTTTCGGCGGTCGAGGGTGATGTGGGCTCGACCTTCCACGACTTCATCGTGAACATGACACACCCGTCGTCGACCGACGTCACCATCGACTACACGTCGATAGACACCGCCAACCCGCAGGTGGCGCAGTCGGGGGTCGACTACACGGCCTTCTCCGGCACCCTGACGATCCCCGCGGGCCAGGTGTCCGCCACGTTCCCGGTCGAGGTGTTGGGTGACACGATCGACGAACCGCCGCTCCTCTGGGGCGAGTGGGGGCTGGCGGCGTTCAGCAACCCGTCGTCGAACGCCACGCTCTACACGGACTTCTTCGGGCTCGGCCTGATCATTATTTTCGACGACGACGACGACGGCGACAACGACGACTGAGGCGGTCAGCCCCCGACCCGCGCGGCGACGAACTCCGCGATCCTGCCGAGCGCGTCCGCTGATTCGGGGGTGTCGAACATCTGGAAGACGTGGATGCCCTCGTCCCACCGCTGCAGGGTCACCTCGCCGCCGGCTGCCTCGATCCCCTCCGCCACTCGGACGCTGTCGTCGAGGAGCACCTCGATCCCACCGACCTGGATGAGTACGGGCGGGAGGCCGGCGAGGTCGCCCAGGCCGGGGGAGAGTGCGGGATCGTCGAGCGGCGTGTCCCCGGCGTACGCAGCCGCGTACTGCTGGAGGTTGTGGCGACCGACGAGCGGGTCGGCGTCGCCGACGGACTCGTAGGTGGCGTTCGTGCAGGTGACATCGGCCCACGGGGAGAGCGCCACGCCCGCGGCCGCCTGGTCGCCCCGGTCGCGCAGCGCCGCGAGCGTGGCGAGGGTGAGTCCGCCGCCCGCACTGTCGCCGGCGACGACCACTCGATCGGCGGGAATGCCCTGGTCGGCGAGCCACGTCATCGCCGCGAGGGCGTCGTCGAGCGCGGCGGGGTGCTGGTGCTCGGGACCGAGTCGGTAGTCGAGTACGAGCACGGCGAGCCCGGTGTCGTGCGAGAGACGGGCGCCGAGGGCGCCGTGGGTGCCGAGACCGCCGAGGACGTAGCCGCCGCCGTGGAGGTACAACAGGGCCGCGTCGGTGCGGACGCCGTCGGTGATCCAGGCTGCGGTGCACTCGCCGACGCGGACCATCTCGTGAGCGATGCCGTCGGGCATCGGCGTGCCGACCGGTATCGCGGCGCGGTCCGCCTCGATGTCGCCGGAGATGATGTTCATCTCGCGCATGAGCGAGATGGTTGCTTCGAGTTCGTCGCTGGCCATGGGTGGCGACCCTACCGGCGCGGGCTCTTGCGGGTCCGGCGGCCGTCCCAACAGCCGCGGTGCCAATGGCGACGCAGGTCTTCCGCGCCGACCGGCACGACGGCGTAGTGGCCCGTGCCCGGAGGGATGTCGCGATTGCAGTTGGGGCAGAGATACGTCTTCGTCGCCTGGTACGGCTGCAGGAATCGCACCTCGACGTCTCCGTAGGCCTCGGGATCGTCCATCGTCGCTACCCGAAGAACGCCCAGAGGACGAGGAGGAGTGCGACGAGCAGGCCGGCCCCGACGTAGAGCAGGTCGGTCGGTCGTCGCCGGTGCGGCCGCGTGGGGTCCATTCCCATCTGCTCAGTATCGTCGGACCCGATGCGGACCCCACGCCTCGTTGTCTCTCTGGTGCTCGTCCTCGCGATCGCGTCGGGCTGTGCGAGCGACCCGCCGGAGGTCCCGCTCGGGCCGGACGGCCGACCGGATGCAACGCTCGCGCTCGGGCGTGACGTCTTCGGTGCTCGATGTGCGAACTGTCACGGCTCGGCCGGGGGCGGCGGTACCGGCCCCCGGCTGGCGGGCACCGTGACGGAGACCTATCCGGACCCGGCGGATCAGGAGGAGGTGATCCGCGACGGGCGCAACTCGATGCCGAGCTTCGGGGGGTCGTTGTCCGACGCCGAGATCGACGCCGTCGTGCGCTACACCCGCGAAGTGCTCGGGTAGTTCCGTCGCCGGGGCGACACCCACTGTCAGACCGTCCCGGTAGGGTCGGTATAACGCTCGTCGGCCTGCGCAAGGCGACCTCCACGATCCACCCCGGAGGTACCCCCTTGCTCGCCACCGTCCCCTCGGCGACCCTCGATGGCATCGACGGCGCCCGCGTGCGCGTCGAAGTCCATGTCGCCAACGGCCTGCCCGGCTTCACCATCGTCGGCCTGCCCGACACCTCCTGTCGCGAAGCGCGCGATCGCGTCCGGGCCGCGATCGAGTCGTCCGATCTCGACTGGCCGATGCAACGCGTCACCGTCAACCTCGCGCCGGGCGGGTTCCGCAAGGTCGGCGCCGGCCTCGATCTCGCCGTCGCCCTCGGCATCCTCGGCGCCACGAATCAGATCCCCATCGAGCTGCTCGAGGGCGTCGCCGCGGTCGGCGAGCTCGGGCTGGACGGCACCGTGCGCAGTGTCCGCGGCATCCTGCCGCTCGTCGACGTGCTCGGCGACGAGCGCGTGATCGTGCCGGCGGCGGACGGGCGCGTGGCGGTGCTCGGCCTCGAGGAACGGGCCCGTCCCGTGCGCTCCCTGCGCGACGTCGTCGGCGCGCTGGCCCAGGGGCTGCCGTGGCCCCACGTCGACTGTCGTTTCGACGACGAACCGCCATCGGAGGAACCGGATCTCGCCGACGTGCGGGGTCAGCCCGGCGCTCGACGGGCGCTCGAGCTCGCGGCGGCCGGCGGTCACCACCTGCTGCTCGTCGGGCCACCCGGCGCGGGGAAGACCATGCTCGCGCGTCGTCTCGTCGGGCTGCTGCCCGATCTCGGCCCGACGGCGGCCAAGCAGGTGACCCGCGTCCACAGCGCGGCCGGCCTGTCGCTGCCCGCGGGCGGGCTCGTGCGGCGACCTCCGTTCCGGGCACCGCACCACTCGGCGTCGATGGCGTCCCTCGTGGGCGGCGGGTCGGGGTGGTCCCATCCGGGGGAGGTGAGCAGTGCCACCGAAGGGGTCCTCTTCCTCGACGAGCTCGGGGAGTTCTCCCCCCGGGTCCTCGATGCCCTCCGTCAACCGCTGGAGGAGGGCGTGGTCCGCATCGCCCGTAGCGGCGGCACCCGTGAGCATCCGGCCCGGATGCTGCTCGTCGCCGCAATGAATCCGTGCCCGTGCGGCGAGGGCGGCACCACGAACTGCCGGTGCAGTCCGGCGAGTCGCACGCGCTACGCCGGGCGGGTGTCCGGGCCGCTGCTCGACCGGCTCGACGTGATGGTCCACGTCGACCGGCCGTCGCCGGTCGCGCTGCTCGAGGCGACACCGGGGGAGTCCAGCGCCGCCGTCGCGGAGCGGGTCGCCGCGGTGCGCGATCTCGCCGCGCTGCGGGGCGTCAACACGAACGCCGAGTTGAGTCGGGAGGCGCTCGACGAGTTCGCGCCGCTCGACGACGACGCGCTGGATCTGTTGCACCGGGCGTTGGTCGTCGGTGCCCTGAGCGGCCGCGGCGCCATGCGGGTCCGGGCCGTGGCTCGCACGATCCGCGATCTCGACGACGGCTCGGCCGTCATCCGGGGCTCCGACATCGGTGAGGCGTTGCAGTTCCGGGCCCGGCCCCCGATGGGCGGTGACGCGGTGCCCCCGGTGCGGCCGCGGGTGGATGGAGGGAGCGTCGATGCCGAGGCATCCTGAGCTGGTGGCCGCGCTGGCGGGGCTCCCCGGCGTCACCACGGCTCGTCTCGCCAAGCTGCTTGACGGCGTGGAGGTGGACGAGGCCTGGGCCCGCGTGATGGCCGGTCGAGCGTCGTCGGATGTGGCGGAGGCGAGCGTGCGGGCCGAGTGGCGAGCGGCTGCCGGCGACGTCGATCTCGAGGCGCTCGGCGCTCGGTTGCGGGCGCTCGGGTGCACGGCCACCAGCTGGCACGACGACGAGCACCCCCGGCGCTTCGTCCACGACATCGATCCGGCCCCCGTCGCGTTCCGGCTGGGTCGGTTGCCGCCGGCGGATCTTCCCCGCGTGGCCATCGTCGGCACGCGTCGGGCCTCCGGCATCGGCCGCGAGATCGCCCGCGAGCTCGGGATGGGGTTGGCCGAGGCGGGAGTGATCGTCGTGTCGGGCCTCGCCCTGGGCGTGGACGGCGCGGCCCACCACGGCGCCCTGCTCGCCGCCGACGGGGCACCGCCCGCCGCGGTCGTCGGCAGCGGCGTGGACGTGCCCTACCCCGCCGCGCACCGGTCGCTGTGGGCCGATGTCGCGACGGCGGGCTGTCTGCTGGCCGAAGCGCCGCTCGGGGCCCGCCCCGATGCGTGGCGGTTCCCGGCCCGCAACCGGTTGATCGTCGCCTTGAGCGATCTGGTCGTGGTCGTCGAATCACGGGCGGCCGGCGGGTCGTTGCTCACCGT is a genomic window containing:
- a CDS encoding Calx-beta domain-containing protein — encoded protein: MHGGQKNRRTIRAIAAVCAVVASALVAVSGPALAHVPHDDIGGVDMSPAYATDQTAIAIVRNRLMRTTDGGVTWAELVTGVHGKDFESVAFDPFDAQRLIVGTKGAGLIYRSTDGGDSFTASSTGLTLTAVTDLAWSPSTADLVLAAGAPFGVARSTDGGATWSTSSPSSSRVDALTFAPSGDLYAGDRNGDVWRSTDGGANWTSLYSVAGGPSITTIVAAPNATDVTILVGTETGALFRSADDGATFAAAGLSLPAEEVQSLAISPAHASDQTAWLSSRTDGVYRSTDGGVTWTLSSSGLTVAAQAAQLGRANFGEIVVRDNGGTNTLYVGGFDGLFRSDDGASTWTAQHTHVDYIVGIALSPDYANDQTVLVTTYVKGAYVSTDGGASWQPAHTGLGHVRDDGNGFAAVRRLYNAEMSPDFANDQRMFTVTPNRFAYSDDLGEFWNEVFVSTPTPPIRGPVIAVSPDFAVDQTVFFGTLLGDVHRSTGGGATSWTHLSNAGGRIRSLVVSPAFTADDTLFAGIDTGVVKSVDGGSTWSPTGPAASAPQVAISPNYAVDQTVFAATPAGLLVTTNGGTNWSTITGGPLTATSHIEAVAISPDFANDGVVLISEETAGLLKSVDSGVTFAATGTDLLANNLVIAEFNNPTEVPIEFSEDFANDQTVFAYAQQDIMKSTDGGATWQVLSLPPAVDMLGQPEIIARTGEAVVEPGGGGTVVASIPVDLSHPAIFDVEVDWDVVDATGNPALADHADVVGTSGHLVWNEGDDRLFVDVTVADDDVAELLETLEIQLSNPVNATIGTGSGFVDIADDDPLPEIRPLGVSAVEGDVGSTFHDFIVNMTHPSSTDVTIDYTSIDTANPQVAQSGVDYTAFSGTLTIPAGQVSATFPVEVLGDTIDEPPLLWGEWGLAAFSNPSSNATLYTDFFGLGLIIIFDDDDDGDNDD
- a CDS encoding alpha/beta hydrolase; the protein is MASDELEATISLMREMNIISGDIEADRAAIPVGTPMPDGIAHEMVRVGECTAAWITDGVRTDAALLYLHGGGYVLGGLGTHGALGARLSHDTGLAVLVLDYRLGPEHQHPAALDDALAAMTWLADQGIPADRVVVAGDSAGGGLTLATLAALRDRGDQAAAGVALSPWADVTCTNATYESVGDADPLVGRHNLQQYAAAYAGDTPLDDPALSPGLGDLAGLPPVLIQVGGIEVLLDDSVRVAEGIEAAGGEVTLQRWDEGIHVFQMFDTPESADALGRIAEFVAARVGG
- a CDS encoding cytochrome c, coding for MRTPRLVVSLVLVLAIASGCASDPPEVPLGPDGRPDATLALGRDVFGARCANCHGSAGGGGTGPRLAGTVTETYPDPADQEEVIRDGRNSMPSFGGSLSDAEIDAVVRYTREVLG
- a CDS encoding YifB family Mg chelatase-like AAA ATPase, translated to MLATVPSATLDGIDGARVRVEVHVANGLPGFTIVGLPDTSCREARDRVRAAIESSDLDWPMQRVTVNLAPGGFRKVGAGLDLAVALGILGATNQIPIELLEGVAAVGELGLDGTVRSVRGILPLVDVLGDERVIVPAADGRVAVLGLEERARPVRSLRDVVGALAQGLPWPHVDCRFDDEPPSEEPDLADVRGQPGARRALELAAAGGHHLLLVGPPGAGKTMLARRLVGLLPDLGPTAAKQVTRVHSAAGLSLPAGGLVRRPPFRAPHHSASMASLVGGGSGWSHPGEVSSATEGVLFLDELGEFSPRVLDALRQPLEEGVVRIARSGGTREHPARMLLVAAMNPCPCGEGGTTNCRCSPASRTRYAGRVSGPLLDRLDVMVHVDRPSPVALLEATPGESSAAVAERVAAVRDLAALRGVNTNAELSREALDEFAPLDDDALDLLHRALVVGALSGRGAMRVRAVARTIRDLDDGSAVIRGSDIGEALQFRARPPMGGDAVPPVRPRVDGGSVDAEAS
- a CDS encoding DNA-processing protein DprA; this encodes MPRHPELVAALAGLPGVTTARLAKLLDGVEVDEAWARVMAGRASSDVAEASVRAEWRAAAGDVDLEALGARLRALGCTATSWHDDEHPRRFVHDIDPAPVAFRLGRLPPADLPRVAIVGTRRASGIGREIARELGMGLAEAGVIVVSGLALGVDGAAHHGALLAADGAPPAAVVGSGVDVPYPAAHRSLWADVATAGCLLAEAPLGARPDAWRFPARNRLIVALSDLVVVVESRAAGGSLLTVEEAIRRGVDVMAVPGSLRNGAAVGTNQLLADGCAPVRDVDDVTTALGLDTSRTGGGASSSVDPGDAAGAEVLEAVDDGPTSLDEIVERTGWSVGEVSAELSRLELRGLVVADGVRVRRA